DNA sequence from the Candidatus Sulfuricurvum sp. RIFRC-1 genome:
TCGCTCATGCAATCGAGCAGGGACTAAAAAGTGAAAATGTCAGTAAAGAGGAGCTTTTAAAGGCGTTAAATGCGTCTTGAAATCAAAAAGCAATTTTTAAAAGACATTGAGAATGTTCCTAAAAATATAAAAATAGAGATAGTGCGTATTATTGAACTGTTGGAAACTTCTGCTTCGTTACAAGAACTCTCAAATCTCAAAAAACTCAAAGGCTATAACAATTATTATCGAATTCGTATAGGGCAGTATCGTATGGGGATTGCATTGGTTGACGATGC
Encoded proteins:
- a CDS encoding type II toxin-antitoxin system RelE/ParE family toxin: MRLEIKKQFLKDIENVPKNIKIEIVRIIELLETSASLQELSNLKKLKGYNNYYRIRIGQYRMGIALVDDAVVLSRFLHRKEVYRFFP